One bacterium genomic region harbors:
- a CDS encoding response regulator: MDLATAAERGSELTSQMLAYAGRSTPETRPRDISEIAAETARLLASSISKKAHLTLELELSVWVPVDAGQLHQVVMNLVTNASDALGDEEGTIQVRTGIGETAPDPDANQRAYLEVIDDGAGMDEQTVRDMFDPFFATKFSGRGLGLAAVHGIVRSHGGTISVDSEPGRGSRIRVLLPTCSAPLAEGSQAATQTGDRAVPARSATLLVVDDEAQVRNVTRMALEHRGYSVIEASDGHEALALIGQHPSIDGVVLDLTMPRLSGGETLEVLRVGHPNLPVLLVSGYEAVPGTTLDPAGPSDFLQKPFRPDEIAGKVADLLQNQPSSPRGGS; encoded by the coding sequence GTGGATCTCGCAACGGCGGCGGAACGCGGGTCCGAGCTGACGAGCCAGATGCTCGCCTATGCGGGCCGTTCCACTCCGGAAACTCGCCCACGAGACATCTCGGAGATCGCTGCCGAAACCGCACGCCTGCTTGCCTCGAGCATTTCCAAGAAAGCGCACCTCACACTCGAACTCGAGCTTTCCGTGTGGGTCCCGGTCGATGCCGGGCAACTCCATCAAGTGGTGATGAACCTCGTCACGAACGCCTCCGATGCGCTGGGCGATGAGGAAGGCACGATCCAGGTGCGGACGGGGATCGGGGAGACGGCTCCCGATCCGGATGCGAACCAAAGGGCCTATCTCGAAGTGATCGACGATGGCGCCGGCATGGACGAGCAGACGGTTCGTGACATGTTCGACCCGTTCTTCGCGACCAAGTTCAGTGGGCGAGGCCTCGGGCTCGCAGCGGTGCACGGTATCGTGCGCAGCCACGGCGGCACGATCAGCGTGGACAGCGAGCCTGGCCGTGGAAGCCGGATACGGGTGCTGCTGCCAACCTGCTCTGCTCCGTTGGCGGAAGGCAGCCAGGCCGCGACCCAGACGGGCGATCGAGCGGTACCCGCGCGAAGTGCGACACTCCTGGTCGTCGATGACGAGGCGCAGGTACGCAATGTGACCCGAATGGCCCTAGAGCACCGGGGCTACAGCGTGATCGAAGCCAGCGACGGCCACGAGGCCCTGGCACTCATCGGCCAGCATCCTTCGATCGACGGGGTGGTGCTCGATCTGACCATGCCGCGCCTTTCCGGCGGGGAAACCCTGGAGGTACTCCGGGTAGGCCACCCGAATCTCCCGGTCTTGCTGGTCAGTGGCTACGAGGCGGTTCCCGGCACAACCCTCGATCCAGCCGGGCCTTCCGACTTCCTCCAGAAGCCCTTCCGTCCGGACGAGATCGCCGGAAAGGTCGCTGATTTGCTCCAGAACCAACCATCCTCCCCCAGGGGTGGCAGTTAG